One window of the Cuculus canorus isolate bCucCan1 chromosome 13, bCucCan1.pri, whole genome shotgun sequence genome contains the following:
- the C13H19orf12 gene encoding protein C19orf12 homolog yields MPVNVDDVMQLFCHLSHEKGMKAAFKHSGRGALLAGATAFLGGLVGGPPGIAVGGAFGGLLGAWMTTGQFKPVPQILAELPPAEQQKLYDEAIVILRRLDWTDVAQLTALVVGNAGLQQQLTGVLINYLSKELRAEIQYGE; encoded by the exons ATGCCTGTCAATGTTGACGATGTGATGCAACTGTTCTGCCACCTCTCTCACGAGAAGGGGATGAAAGCTGCTTTCAAACACTCTGGTCGAGGAGCGCTGCTGGCGGGCGCGACAGCTTTCCTGGGGGGGCTGGTGGGAGGTCCCCCTGGCATCGCTGTAG GAGGAGCATTTGGTGGATTGCTCGGTGCCTGGATGACTACTGGACAGTTCAAGCCCGTCCCTCAGATTTTAGCAGAATTgcctcctgcagagcagcagaaactcTATGACGAAGCCATTGTTATCCTCCGGCGCTTAGACTGGACGGACGTTGCTCAGCTGACTGCGCTCGTAGTGGGCAATGCTggtctgcagcagcagttgaCAGGAGTGCTGATAAATTACCTCTCCAAAGAGCTGAGAGCAGAGATACAGTATGGAGAGTGA
- the LOC104055786 gene encoding uncharacterized protein F13E9.13, mitochondrial — MRERCQDGLIVENMHDLPYTVHPGPEVTAAMTMISAAVRRSCPNLVLGVQVLCAANQEAVAVALAAGLDFIRAEGFVFSHVADEGIINACAGNLLRYRKQVGAENIQIFADIKKKHSAHALTADISVAETAVAAEFFLADGVVLTGMATGLPANPQELKEVKHAVKIPVLVGSGVTLENVRNYLDADALIIGSYFKKQGYWANGVDPDRVKRFMEHISQLRE, encoded by the exons GATGGCTTGATAGTCGAAAACATGCACGATCTGCCTTACACAGTGCACCCTGGGCCTGAAGTGACAGCCGCAATGACTATGATCAGCGCTGCGGTGAGACGGAGCTGCCCCAACCTCGTGCTGGGCGTCCAGGTCCTGTGCGCCGCAAACCAAGAGGCGGTAGCGGTTGCTCTTGCTGCAG gtctTGACTTTATCCGGGCAGAAGGGTTTGTGTTTTCTCATGTTGCTGATGAAGGAATTATAAATGCCTGCGCAGGGAACCTGCTACGGTACCGAAAACAAGTTGGAGCAGAGAACATTCAGATTTTCGctgatattaaaaagaaacatag TGCTCACGCGCTGACGGCAGACATCAGCGTGGCCGAGACGGCGGTGGCGGCAGAGTTCTTTCTGGCTGATGGGGTGGTGCTGACTGGCATGGCAACCGGATTGCCCGCTAACCCCCAGGAGCTAAAAG AGGTCAAACATGCTGTGAAGATTCCTGTGCTGGTTGGCTCTGGAGTGACGCTGGAGAACGTGAGGAATTACTTGGATGCAGACGCTCTGATAATTGGTTCATATTTCAAGAAACAAGGTTATTGGGCAAATGGCGTTGATCCTGACCGAGTAAAGAGATTTATGGAACACATAAGTCAACTGCGAGAATGA